Genomic segment of Arachis hypogaea cultivar Tifrunner chromosome 16, arahy.Tifrunner.gnm2.J5K5, whole genome shotgun sequence:
GTTCTGATTGCTTGGACAGCTGCAAGGCCGCATTTTTAGGCAATCCCTTTGCTTGATCAGAAGGCTGCAATTTTGAAGATTTTTGCTTTTTGGATTTCTTCTCATTGACCTTTTTGGGTTCTTGCGCATCAATATTTTGCACTACCACAGACGGCTCAACATTGTTGATTTCTCTTTCAGCCTGCTGCTCTTCATGCACAATATTTGATCTTTCCTTCATGTCTATGCTTGGTGGGAATTCAATCCCACATGATTCAGTGGCAAAGGAAATGGCATCACCAGGAGTCTCCAGAGACTTGGAAGTAAAGTCTGAAATAGAAAGAGGTTGCTCTGCAATCTGGTTTTCCTCTTTAGATATCTCCTGATCATGTAATAAGGGACTATCAACCACTGTTGGTGCAGGAAACATCTCCTGATTCTGCTCATTAGTTTGTTCAGGAACCGCAGGGCCCCAGCTTTTCTGAGAACCAGTATTGCCAAACAATTGATGTGGCAGATTTAAAGGAGAAGCTTCATCACTTAAATTATAACAAGAGTCCTGGCTACTCATAGGTATATTTAAAGAATCAGTGCGGAGTTCATCAAGCACACCGGGCTTATTTGATTGAGAGCTCATGGAAAACATCCCCTCTTTTGATTGAAGTTGAGAAGGATCCATGTGCAAATTCCCAATTGGAGGTGTACCAGACTGCATATGTCCATAAGACGAATTAGCAAGTCGCTGGTTAGATTGCTGGTCTTGCAGCACTTGAGACAGCAATTGCTTCTGCTGTTGCAGCAATAACTGATGCTTCTGCTGCTCCTCCTGCCTTTGTTGCTGCTGAAGCAGTAACAATTTCTCTAACAATGGCATCTGCTGAGCTGGGGCAACAGCCTGAGACTGCAACTGCATCAAGTATTGTTGCTGTAACAAATTCAATAGTTGTGGATCTTGAGATATACCAGAAGAAAGTAGCTTCTCTGCTGACAAAATATTTGCGGGGTTATCAGTTGCTTGACCTAGTAAATTGCTCAGGGACAATTGGTTATGTGCTGGCAGCCTTTGCTGTGGAACGCCAAATGGCACTTGAGAAAAATTCTGATCATGATGGAAGTCAAATTTATTCTGAAGTGGATGTAATCCACCCTGCAGAGGATGATTTGGCCATCCAGAAGCACCATTATTTAAACCAACAGATGTCCTGTCAGATAATCCCTGGATGATTGACAGCAAATCAGAGTTTTGGGACTGAGTCTGCCGAGAATTGTCGCTCATTGAAGATAAAAGTTTTGAATGCAGGGCTGCGTCCAGGGGAATATCTGGTTTTGGCGCAAGGGAAGCTGCATCAGGCCCTGGCCAATATGGGTAAGCACTAGGTAAGGATCTCTGTCGCTCAAGTGCTAGACTATTGGCAAGTAAGTAAAGGTTGTTTCCATTATCTACTCCAGAAGGACCAAGATTAGCAGAATTATTTCCAATAAACCCTTGTAAACCTGAAATGCATACATTAAGAGTTAATGATTTCCAAACATATCTGATAAAGTCAATAAGGTTTTTGTTTTTGTGGGGGGGGGAAGGGGGGGGGGGAAGGGGGGGAGGGGGATACAGCTAAAAAATGCATCGAAATTATTAACCTTCGGATAAGGCAAGACTTTCGAGCGGCGGACTTCCCTTGTTACCAGACATAAGTGACTCCAGAAATCTATTTTCAGCTTCTGTAGCAGAAGTTTGCCTAAGCCTAGGATCACTTCTCAATGTCTCAAACTCACTCAAACCAGCAAGGGTATTCCCAAAGGGAGCAGAGTTCTGGCGGCCAGGTATGTCAGTAAAGTCATTCGGTTTTGGAGCAGAAAAACCCGGTGGTGGTCGGGCTTTAGCTCGTAAATGAGGCATGACATCACCAAGAGGTAACCATGGTGAATCAGCTGCTGAATTATCAAGACGAACAGGTAAGTCAATACCAAAATATCCAGACTCAAACCATCCAATAATATCAATTCCTTTGAAAGGACCCTGAATTTGACCCTTAGGATCCTTATATAAAAGGGATAACTCCTCCGGTGGGGTCTGCACTACTCTCCTGCTTCCAAGTTCACTATCCAGAATTCCAGATAGCTGCCTCTTAAGAATGGAATCTTCACTGGATTGCCACTTCCCGACATCTCTTGGATCAGATGAATAATCCAAAATTCTTGACCTTACACCATTAGTTGCATCACTATTATCATGCAAGAGGGTGGTAGTTCCATGTTCACCCCCTGGCATAGTTCGCCTTGCAACACCATGATGAGCAGAGATATTTCCTTCAACTGACAAATCTTTGTTATTGGGGACCTCATCAGTTACTCTGTTAATGTCTCCATCTTCAACTCTTTCTGAACAAACACATTAGAGGAAAAGCGGAAAAGAAGTCACTTGAGACAGAAACAAGCACATTCGAAATGCCATATGAAGAGTATACTACCACACAttggcaaaaatataaaattaatgagTTATGTAAAGAGTAGAAACCATGTGAATATACTTATCAGACCAACTAATACTGAAGAATGTATGCTTTTAAGTTCCAAACAATGTAAGCAATATGGAAGTAGAGATATTAACTTgaaaaaagaagggaaaaaaagaaaatagaaacaatTAATCAAGAAAAACACCTATTGCGTTGTCTGAAAAGACCCTAAACCCCATTCATAGGGCTGCCTTATTTACATCTATCTTCTTAGTGATACATTCATTCTTTTATCAGGATTTAAGATAAATTAGATCATGTAATCTACAAACTAGTATCTAGAAGCATAACAATGTGTTCACTTTTCATTCAAAGAGACTTTCTATGATTAGTTAATATATCCAACTTCCAAAATTTCAGAACAATGATTTCATGAACGTTGAAGTTGACTTAAAAAACCAAGTTCAAAAGTGTAATCCTGCACCACAACCTATATGTAACTTTATAGTTTATGTCCAGTACATACCATAGAAAGGTGAACCTCCAGGTTTCGATCGCCTAGTATGCGAAAAATCTGTTGAGCTTCTTCCATCTTTAGGCACCTGAGGTGCTCCACTAGTAATAATCTCCCCTTTGTCAATACCCTTTAAAATAgactgtttaaaaaaaaaaacagataaaCAACCTAAAATGAAAATGGAATTCAGTATAAcggaaaacaaaaaatatcattTACCAGTTCTTCAGAATTTGGTGCCAGAATTGCTAGAGGTTCCAATGGTTCTTCCTGTGTAAGATTAGGTACCTGCACAAAATCATCAGCTAGTTTTCTATTTCTATCCATTTTAGTCACTCTGTAAATATCAAGCAACTTTGTCCTATTATATCTGAAGGGAGAAGGTTCTCCGAGACCAGTTTCAACTTTTTCTGGTAAAGATACAGGATAAGAGTTATTCGTGAAGCTACTGTTAGAGCCACCCCAGTCATGACCATGAGTAGAAACTGGGGTCATATTCTCCCCACGCCCACGCCCAGAGGAATATGTGGAGCCTTCTTGCTTGTTTGGGGTACTGTTATGTTGATGGGGAGGCTCTGACCTACCACGGCCCTGTGAGAAGCTAGGTCTCCATGGCCGATAATGATCTCCCTCCTTTTCATCCTTTCCATGATTGGAAGTGTGAGACAAGCCTTTGTCCAGATGTATATCAACTTCTTTTCCAGAGTCGCTCCATTTTTCACGAAGACCTTCTGGTTCCTTATTATCAGGACCCCAGCGTGTGTTCCACTTACTCTCACGCCGCTGGTCAAAGTTAGTGTCTCTGTTTCCGGAATCATTCCGTCTATCAGCAGCACCACGACGAACTTCTCCAAAGTTCTTTGAAGGCAAATTTTCTGTCCAACGCTCCACTCTCCGAGAATCACCAAGATCTTTCTCTCCATCCCTCCACCGATCCTTCCGTATGGAGGACTTAGTGTCCCGCTCTTCATCACGCCAACGATCACGGCGTCCACTTTCTGAGTCAAGCATGGACGGCCTAAAGACATCTTTTCGCTTATGAGCATCATGCACATCCTCTCCATTTCCAGATGTCTTAGTGGTCTCCATGCGAAGACCAAATGGAGGACTTAAAGCCACATGGTTTTCCTGAGAAACAATACAGAGATAAGAAGCCGGAAAATTAAAACACTTTGATGGGATTACAGACCTTTAAAAAGGAATAGGAGCACACACTATATGATAAAAAACCAGGAGGACTTAGTACACACCACAGTTCCTCTTCCAGATTTACTTTCCCCTGGCTTTGGCAGAAGCCATTGCGGTGAAAGTGGAATTGGATTGTCAGAGCCCTGAACATCTGCGTCAACAggatttaaacttcaattattgTTCCAATCTTAAGAAAGCTAAGGCATTCACAGCCTCAAGCTGTAAGACGGACATGTAATAAGCCCATGCAGATCAACAATAATATAAAACAGTTAAGGCATTATAAAACAGCTGGTTAAGCTAATAACATCACCAGCATGTACAATTCATGCTTTGATAAGTATGTACCCTGTTTTCTGAGATGAACTTAAATCCATTTATATTAAGGAAATTTATCAtgcagagacaaaaaaaaaaacatttatctTATCATGCTAAAAAAATGACTATAAGTCAGTACATCAATGAACACTAAACAAAAAGACATGGCAATGATAGCAGCCTAATCTACAATGTTGTTATTCAAAGTTCTTTTCCAAGCATACatctcaattttatttttgaaaagtaaaaatgtTCAGCTGTTGTAAAAGCACTAAATTTTGCAGCCCGCAAGatcaaagagaaagaaaaaaaagtgacaaACTtcaacacacgcacacacacaaacacaaacacaaaaaaaAGTGATATATAGCTAAAAGAATCTTTGTCGTCCTCAAGTCCACACACTGATATCGGGGCACAAACGAAGAatctcaaaaatttcaaaaatatctcagcTTTCTGGTCCTCGAGTCCATATCTAAAATAAATGCtactaaaaaaatcaaatactGATAATTTCTTTTTGGAGAAAAATGAAGAAACGAAAGCGTATCGGCTAAAAAACGAGGCGAATGCTCAATGCGGCAAGTGAAAAGCTCAGTTACGAAACCCAAAACCGACCAAGAAAGACTCTTTCTTTGTTCACACAAAAGCAAAAACCCTAATCAccagaaagaagaagagaagctgAGAAAAACCAGGAAGAGAACCTTTGGAGATCTTCAATGGAGTGCGAGAATCAGAGGTGGCGCGTTGAGCCATTAGAGAGTGAGTGAGAAGTGAGAGATGAAAACCCTTGGTTTGTGAAATTTGGTTGCGAGCGATGAGAGAGTGAAGAAGCGAAACGGTGGAACATAGGGTAAGGGTTGAAGCAAGATAAAAAATTGGGGCTTCGGCGCACGTTAGTGCGTGGTACTCCACTGTGTTAAGTAGTGAAGGCAGCCAACTAAACTTCTAAAAAGTATTCTCTTTCTTCCGTGAGCTATGCTgttcaaattcaattcaattcgatcaaattaatttatttgttttattaaattatttaaaaatattgtttctTAAAATTGCTTTTATTTTAGGATAATACTATATGAAGtcgatatttatatttttaacggaaaaaaatagtaataatcttctctttattttataatactcaaaattaaaaaaaaaatactaatctaGCTTAAATTGCAATAATATTTCGTGTCAAATTATCAAATCCATCCGAGTCATACAATAAACACCTCTAATCATCATGCCctgtcataaaaataaaataataggaaATTAATTCCGTGTCCATTTCATTCTTATTTGCTCAACATTGTATGCATTTTACAACTTTGTAATATTGATTTTCCGGATAATCTCACTAAAGTTTGGATTTTATGAAAGAGGTCCCTCTATTGCTCTCAGGTTTCCtgtttttctttataaaattctgaaaatttttttttttttaaaaccgaagcataaatcaaatttatttttgttttcatttcaattttaatatagaaacagtgaaaataataaaatatattcctTTTCAACCTTTTGTTTAtacatttttaattacaaaattatgaaaatagaaaatagaaaggcACCATAAAGCCATTAGAATTTCTGGTGTGCATAATTGTTATTGTTGGTGCACACACAGTGTTTGCCCTAATGCCTGAGTTAATGTTGCTAATACAGGGATACAGGTGTAATTAAATTAGCAGTATAACTGATTTTTGAAACATATTGATAATCCAACATGGTTATAGTATTTAATTCCATCTATGATCTGTGTTATATGTGATGATGTCTTTGTCCTACAGGTTGGATCTCTAAGACTAGTTAAATAACCATTTCAGCTCGTTAGGAGATTAGACTAGTTAAATAAGCCAAGTTAGTTTCAGAATCAGTTAGATATAGTTAGTTCAACTTGATTAGAACATGATTTCCAAGTCCTTTTTGTGCTACTTCCGCCATGCTCGCATGAAAATCTCTACAAAACATAAAGAAAACCACAGCATTTTAATGTTATGCAAAACAATCACTACTGTTCTGTAATTTAGAATGTTGAGGTTTAGTTCAACAATGACAATGCACATCAAGAATTTACTGCTTTCCTTATTGATATTTGGAATTCGATCGAAGTACAAGTGTTCCACTGTAGTTAAAATTTACAATTCCAGAGGagaaaatagtataaataacttCAATCTTTATTTACAAAAAAAGGGCAACCCGGTGCACAAGCGTCCCGCGTTTAACGCAGTGTTCCAATCTTTATTTACAAAGTTAGAACAAAATGTATTTACATCTACTGCAAAACTCCACTAACCTTAATCTTCTACTCTCTGGATCTCACCCATCATGATCCTGTTACTCACAACATTGAATCCCAAAACTGCAGGGCTAACCTTTTTCCCTTTCTTTGCCTTCTTCTTTCCACCCCCTCTCCCATATGCTTCTGTGTTGTCCATATCCTGCATATCTGCATTAGCAGATAACACAACCCCGGCACCGAGTCCAGTAGCTTTCTTATCGGTTTTGCTCTGGAAGGCTATTTCCAAAACATCTGATGGTAACATATCCTTGTAGTTGAGGAACTTCTCAATGAATTCATGTTCCGGGTCATATGATCCAAGGTTTTCTACGAGAAGCAACTCGGCTTCGGATCTCGATTGCTTCAAGCAAAATTCAAGGAAACTTGTATCTGCATCCAACCGAAACGGTTAGAATTACAGTTAACTTACTTTAGGGGTAATGACAGCAATCAAACAATGGAGCAGGTTTTCTTACCTTTTGTACCTATTAGCCGATCGCACTCACTCTCACACCAATCTCGGAAGCCCATTGCCTCTGAAGATTACAAAAGGAAATCACAGGTCAGCTTCAGAAGCACATCGTATATTCAGAATGCAAACAGCTCTATCCAACATAGCCACTAAAACATGAAGATTTAGAACACCAGAtatgaaataatgaaacaaagagCAACTGAGTCTTATTTACCAGAGTGCTTAGTCATGGCATCTTTTTTTGTTTTCAGCATGGATTGAGATGAGGCAGGCGATGATGATAGTAGAGAACGTTGCTCATTTAGTTTACCGCTCACTGATTTTTGGCGAGTTAAAGATGCAGGTGAACTCCCTTTAATGGGTACATTCTTTGAACCCCAGTTCCCTTGTCCAAGCTGAGGGAAATCTGATCTGTTTTTTCATAGACAACAAATTAGTCAGTCATAGTTCATCAAATCTTTCCATTAAAGCTGGATATTAATGAGAAAAATAATCAgtgtcaaaatataaaaataaccaaacaGGGAAGTAACAGAAAATATACTGCTTAGTCTCTTGCTTAGATTGCTCAATTGGACCCCAGAAGAAATCATCATCCCCAGGGTATTTTGACTGCAAAGAAGCATGAGAGTTTATCTGCATTGGAGAGGCAGCTttggatggagaggaagctgaGATTGACCGTGAAGAACCACCATTCCGTGTAGGCTGGGAAGGCTGCACTTTCTGAGGGGTAGGCATCGGGCTTGCTGTGACAGCAGAAGACGACTTCTTCTCCTGCTCCTTTAGAATGTCCCTTAATGATGTTGGTTTAGGAAACCTAACAGAATCAGAAGACCATGCCAGAGAAGGAGTTGGGCTAGGTGGCTCTCTTTCCCCTTTCCACTGAACAAAGTCTCCCAAAGAAGGGCGTGCAGGTATGGCAGGCAGTACATCTTTTTCCTGCAGAGAAGAGCGGGAGCTTTTCCCTTTCTCAGTGGGACTCAAAGAAACGGGCACTTCCCCAACAGTTGCATTGGGCACAGAAGCTTTAACAACTGAACCCTTTGATTTTGACTTTTTTCGGCTTCTTTTGCTATCTTTTGCCTCAATGAATTCTGAATCATCCAGTGATTCTGACTGCACAGCAATATTTTGTGAGGATGATATATTATCAGGAAACTCAGCATCTTTTTCATCAGATTTCTTTGAAACTTCTTCTGCCAATAGATCATGGAGCGGACTTTTCTTGCTCTTAAGATTTTGAGAAGTTTCTGTTTTAACAAGATGATCAGCAGTGCCTCCTTCTCTGTGACTTTCACCAGACACCTTTCCAGAGTCTGGATCGGCAACAACCCCAGCCCAGGGTGTCGCCAGACTCAATGAATTGACAGATGTAGCAACCTCAGATACAAGCATTTGTGCCTCTGCCTTTCTTTGTTCTTCCTGTTGAATTTCTATCAGAGACTTTTGCTTAGCACCAGGAGCAGCCTTCCAGGCACGTCCTGCAGGTATTTTATTATGCTGTTTGGAAACAGAATCAACTACCTTTGACTCAAGCCTATCACCTGCTTCATCAATGTTTTGAGGAACACCAGCAGGCACGCCATTATCCTCATAATTAGCAGACTCTTTGCAAGCAACTCCAATTTGGTTTCCCTTACCTATTGTTTGTTTCAGATTTGTTTCAGTAGAATCTGGCTTTCCAGGTTCTGATTGCTTCGACAGCTGCAAAGATGCATTTTTGGGCAATCCCTTTGCTTGGTCAGAAGGCTGCAATTTTGAAGATTTTTGCTTTTTGGATTTCTTTTCATTAACCTTTTTGGGTTCTGGCGCGTCAATATTTTGCACTACCACTGACAGCTCAACATCGTTGCTTTCTCTTTCAGCCTGCTGCTCTTTATGCGCAATATTTGATTTGTCCTTCAGGTCTATGCTTAGGGGCAATTCAATCTCACATGATTCAGTTGCACAATTAATAGAATCACCAGGATTCTCCAGAGACTTAGAAGTAAAGTCTGAAACAGAGAGAGGTTGCTCTTCAATCTGGGGTTCCTCTTTAGATATTTCCTGATCAGGTAATTGGGGACTATCGACGACCGTTGGTGCAGGGAACATCTCCTGATTCTTCTCATTAATTTGTTCAGGAACCACAGGGCCCCAGCTTTTCTGAGAACCAGTATTGCCAAATAATTGATGTGGCAGATTTAAAGGAGAAGCTCCATTGCTTACATTATAACTAGTGTCTTGGCTGTTCATAGGTAAATTTAAAGAATCAGTACGGGGCTCATCATGCACACTGGGAATATGTGATTGTGAGCTCATGGGAAATATCTCCGGTGATCGAAGTTGAGAAGGATCCATGTGCAAATTCCCAATTGGAGGTGCACCACCCTGCATATGTCCAAAAGAAGAATTACCAAATAGCTGGTTGGATTGCTGGTTTTGCAGCACTTGAGACAGCAACTGCTGCTGCCGCAATAACTGCTGCTGCTCCTCCAGCTTTTGTTGCTGCTTCAGCAGCAATAGTTTGTCCAACAATGGCATCTGCTGAGCTGGAGCAACTGCCTGAGACTGCAACTGCATCAAGTATTGTTGCTGTAACAAATTCAATACTTCTGGATCTTGCGATATACCAGAAGAAGGTAGCTTCTCTGCTGCCAAAATATTAGCGGAGTTATCAGCTGCCTGGCCCAGTAAATTGCCCAATGATAATTGGTTTTGTGGTGGAAGCCTTTGCTGTTGAATGCCAAATGGCACTTGAGAAAAATTCTGATCATGATGAAAATCAAATTTATTCTGAAGGGGATGTAATCCACCCTGCAAGGGATGATTCGGCCATCCAGAAGCACCACTATTTAAACCAGCGGATGTCCTGTCGGATAATCCCTGGATGATTGACAGCAAATCGGAATTTTGGGATTGAGGTTGCCGAGAATTGTCGCTTGCTGAAGATAAAAGTTTTGAATGCAGTGCTGCATCCAGGGAAATATCCGCTTTTGGTGCAAGGGAAGCTGCCTCTGGCCCTGGCCAATACGGATAAGGACTGGGTAAGGACCTCTGTCGCTCAAGTGCTAAACTATTAGCAAGTAAGTAAAGGTTGCTTCCATTATCTACTCCTGATGGGCCAAGATTACCAGAATTATTCCCAATAAACCCTTGTAAACCTGAAATACATACATAAACAAAGGTGAGTTAATGACTACAAAACATAACCAATAACATCAAGGGTAAATAGGGGGGAAATAATAAATAGAGCAAAGCAACGCAAGGAAGTCATAAACCTTCGGATAATGCCAGACTTTCAAGTGGAGGACCTCCTTTGTTACCAGACATAAGTGATTCCAGAAATCTATTTTCAGCTTCCGTGGCAGAAGTTTGCCTAAGCCTAGGATCACTTCTCAACATCTCAATGTCAGTTGAACCAGCAAGGATATTCCCAGAGGGGCCAGAAGTTTGACGGCCAGAGATGTCAGTATAGTCATTTGGTTTAGTAGCAAAAAACCCTGGAGGGGGTCGAGCTTTAGCTCGTAAATGAGGCATGACATCACCAAGAGGTAACCATGGTGAATCAGCTGCTGAATTATCGAGACGAACAGGTAAGTCAATACCAAAATATCCAGACTCAAACCATCCAATAATATCAACTCCTTTGAATGGACCCTGAATTTGACCCTTAGGATCCTTATAGAAAAGCGATAACTCCTCTGGAACCATCTGCATTACTTTTCTGCTTCCAAGTTCACTATCCAAAATGCCAGATAGCTGCCTCTTAAGAATGGGATCTTCATTGGATTGCCACCTCCCTACATCTTTTGAGTCAGATGAATAATCCAAATTTCTTGACCTTAGACCATTGGTTGCATCTCTATTATCATGCAAAAGGGTGGATCCATGTTCACCTGCTGGCATGGTTTGCCGTGCAACACCAGGATGAACAGAACTATTTCCTTCAACTGACAATTCTCTATTACCGTGTACCTCATCAGACACTCTGTTATGGTCTCCATCTTCAACTCTATCTGAACAAATACATcatgggaaaaactccaggtcaCTTGATACAGAAGCAATGACATTGGCAAAAATAGTAAATCAATGAGCAATTAATATTCAAAGATGTAAGCTTCCAAACAATGTAAGCAGCATGGAAGTATAAATATTATCTTGAAAATCCAGAGAGAAAAAAATCTAAAGAAACTATCATGTTGTCAAAAGAGACCCTTAACTCTACTCATAGGACTGGCTTTGTTTACTTCTCTCTTGTTAAGGATACATTTCATAGGGCTGGCTTTATTTACTTCTCTCTTGTTAACgatacatttttttttatcatgtttCAAGATAACTTAGGATCCTGCAATTTACAAACTAGCTTTAGAGGAGTAACATAATGTTCACTTTTCATTCAAGAGAACTTGTATGATTAGTTCATACAGCCAACTTGCAAAATTTCGGAACAATTATTTCTTTAAGGTTAAGAAGACTTAAAGAACCCAGTTCAAAAGTTTTATCCAGCATCACGGCCTATCAGTAACTATAGATATAGTATATACCTTGCAGAGATGCACTTCCAGGCATCATTCGCCTAGTATGTGTAAACTCTGTTGAGCTCTTTCCATCTTTAGGCATCTGAGGTGCCCCACTACTAATAATGTCCCCTTTATCAATACCCTTTAAGATAGACTGTTAAAAACAAAAAGCATATGCTAAGTCACTTGAAATAATAATGTAATTCAGTAGAACaacgataaataaataaataataaaaaatatcaattaccaTTTCCTCGGGATTTGGTGCCAGAAGGGCTAGAGGTTCCAATGGATCATCCTGTGTAAGATTAGCTACCTGCACAAAATCATCAACTAGTTTTCTATTTGTTTCCATTTTAGTCACTCTGTACACATCAAACAACTTTGTCCTACTATATCTAAAGGGAGAAGGTTCCCCATGTCCACTTTCAACTTGTTCCAGTAATGTTCCAGGAATAGAGTTATTCATGAAGCTACCACCAGAGCCACCCCGGCCATGTCCTAGAGTAGAGACTGGCGTCGTATTCTCACCACGGCCACGTCCATAGGAATATGCAGAACCCTGCTTGTTTGGTGTACTGTTATGGTGATGGGGAGAATCTAACCTTCCGCGGCCCTGTGAGAAGCTAGGTCTCCATGGCCGATAATGATCTCCCTCTTTTTCATCCTTTCCATGATTAGAAGTGTGAGACAGCCTTTTGTCCAGATGTATATCACCTTCTTTTCCAGAGTCGCTCCATTTTTCATGAAGACCTTCCGGTTCCTTATTATCGGGACCCCAGCGTGTGTTCCACTTACTCTCACGCCGCTGGTCAAAGTTAGTGTCTCTGTTTCCCGAATCATTCCGTCTATCAGCAGCACCACGACGAACTTCTCCAAAGTTCTTTGAAGGCAAATTTTCTGTCCAACGTTCCACTCTCCGAGAATCACCAAGATCTTTCTCTCCATCCCTCCACCGATCCTTCCGTATGGAGGACTTAGTGTCCCGCTCTTCATCACGCCAACGATCACGGCGTCCACTTTCTGAGTCAAGCATGGATGGCCTAAAGACATCCTTTCGCTTATGAGCATCATACACATCCTCTCCATTTCCAGATGTCTTAGTGGTCTCCATGCGATGGCCAAATGGAGGACTTGAAACCACATGGTTTTCCTGAGACACAATACAGAAATAAGAAACCGGAGAAGTAAAACACTTCGATGCGATTATAGAGCATTAATGGTAGGATAAAACTGGACACAGTACACACCACAGTTCCTGTTCCAGATTTACTTTCCCCAGGCTTTGGCAGAAGCCATTGTGGTGAAAGTGGAATTGGATTCTCAGAGCCTTGAACATCTGCACGAACACGATTTAAGCTTCAACGTTTTTTCTAATATCAAAAAATTGAccattaaagtttaaaattttaactaaaaaatgttaaaatcacagaaaacaaGCTGGAACAATATCAACAAAGTTTGTCAAACACTTTAATTCCCCCAACGAAATCAAATTCTAAGTTACACAACCGTAACCCTGAGCAATAAGCAG
This window contains:
- the LOC140179745 gene encoding protein ESSENTIAL FOR POTEXVIRUS ACCUMULATION 1-like isoform X1, yielding MAQRATSDSRTPLQIPKDVQGSENPIPLSPQWLLPKPGESKSGTGTVENHVVSSPPFGHRMETTKTSGNGEDVYDAHKRKDVFRPSMLDSESGRRDRWRDEERDTKSSIRKDRWRDGEKDLGDSRRVERWTENLPSKNFGEVRRGAADRRNDSGNRDTNFDQRRESKWNTRWGPDNKEPEGLHEKWSDSGKEGDIHLDKRLSHTSNHGKDEKEGDHYRPWRPSFSQGRGRLDSPHHHNSTPNKQGSAYSYGRGRGENTTPVSTLGHGRGGSGGSFMNNSIPGTLLEQVESGHGEPSPFRYSRTKLFDVYRVTKMETNRKLVDDFVQVANLTQDDPLEPLALLAPNPEEMSILKGIDKGDIISSGAPQMPKDGKSSTEFTHTRRMMPGSASLQDRVEDGDHNRVSDEVHGNRELSVEGNSSVHPGVARQTMPAGEHGSTLLHDNRDATNGLRSRNLDYSSDSKDVGRWQSNEDPILKRQLSGILDSELGSRKVMQMVPEELSLFYKDPKGQIQGPFKGVDIIGWFESGYFGIDLPVRLDNSAADSPWLPLGDVMPHLRAKARPPPGFFATKPNDYTDISGRQTSGPSGNILAGSTDIEMLRSDPRLRQTSATEAENRFLESLMSGNKGGPPLESLALSEGLQGFIGNNSGNLGPSGVDNGSNLYLLANSLALERQRSLPSPYPYWPGPEAASLAPKADISLDAALHSKLLSSASDNSRQPQSQNSDLLSIIQGLSDRTSAGLNSGASGWPNHPLQGGLHPLQNKFDFHHDQNFSQVPFGIQQQRLPPQNQLSLGNLLGQAADNSANILAAEKLPSSGISQDPEVLNLLQQQYLMQLQSQAVAPAQQMPLLDKLLLLKQQQKLEEQQQLLRQQQLLSQVLQNQQSNQLFGNSSFGHMQGGAPPIGNLHMDPSQLRSPEIFPMSSQSHIPSVHDEPRTDSLNLPMNSQDTSYNVSNGASPLNLPHQLFGNTGSQKSWGPVVPEQINEKNQEMFPAPTVVDSPQLPDQEISKEEPQIEEQPLSVSDFTSKSLENPGDSINCATESCEIELPLSIDLKDKSNIAHKEQQAERESNDVELSVVVQNIDAPEPKKVNEKKSKKQKSSKLQPSDQAKGLPKNASLQLSKQSEPGKPDSTETNLKQTIGKGNQIGVACKESANYEDNGVPAGVPQNIDEAGDRLESKVVDSVSKQHNKIPAGRAWKAAPGAKQKSLIEIQQEEQRKAEAQMLVSEVATSVNSLSLATPWAGVVADPDSGKVSGESHREGGTADHLVKTETSQNLKSKKSPLHDLLAEEVSKKSDEKDAEFPDNISSSQNIAVQSESLDDSEFIEAKDSKRSRKKSKSKGSVVKASVPNATVGEVPVSLSPTEKGKSSRSSLQEKDVLPAIPARPSLGDFVQWKGEREPPSPTPSLAWSSDSVRFPKPTSLRDILKEQEKKSSSAVTASPMPTPQKVQPSQPTRNGGSSRSISASSPSKAASPMQINSHASLQSKYPGDDDFFWGPIEQSKQETKQSDFPQLGQGNWGSKNVPIKGSSPASLTRQKSVSGKLNEQRSLLSSSPASSQSMLKTKKDAMTKHSEAMGFRDWCESECDRLIGTKDTSFLEFCLKQSRSEAELLLVENLGSYDPEHEFIEKFLNYKDMLPSDVLEIAFQSKTDKKATGLGAGVVLSANADMQDMDNTEAYGRGGGKKKAKKGKKVSPAVLGFNVVSNRIMMGEIQRVED